Genomic window (Verrucomicrobiia bacterium):
GACGAACTGGACGGAAACCAGCACGCCGGCCTGCGACTGCAGGACTTGGTCCCAACTCAAATCGTGAGGATCGCGCATGTACTCCCGCATGCCGATGAACGGCACGGCGTCTATAAACTCCTCGATGTCGTCCCAACCGAGAACATCCGAAACGGCTTTCGTGATCTCGTCATACGTATCGCTGGGAACTCCCGGAGGCGGCACCACGGAATTCGGATTTCCATCAAAATCAATCTGGACCGTGCCGCCGTAAAGCCCGATTTGAAATTCTTCCTCCTCGCGCGCCCTGTCCCGTTCGATGATCGCATCCACGAGAGCCTGGAGGTCCTCCGCCGATCCGCTCACATACACGCACATTTGCCCGTTGATCATGCGCTGGTCTAAAACGTACTTCCCGGGAAGATTCGCGATAAAAGATTGAATGTCGGCCTGCACGGCGTCGATCGAAGCGCCGGGATGCGGAAAAAACGCCAGGCCCACAAAGACGCCATTGTTATCCACGTGCTGGTAAATGTCATAGCCGTGCCGTACGGGCTCCTGGTCCCCGAAATTCTCCGAGAAAATTTTCGCGGCCATCTGCCCGATTTGCTGCCCCGCGGCGACGACCGCTTTTTGAACTTCCGGCGGCAGATCGGCCTTTTGCAAAGGCTGCTCCCCGTTTTCCATTTTGGCGTTTTCGGGGACTTCCTTTTGCGGTTCGAGCGGAACCGGGGCCGCCTCTTCCTTCGGAGCGGCTTCATCGATGCTGACGACCGGCTGCTCCTGAATCACTTCCGGGACGGAACCCTCCGCCGGTAATCCGGCATATAAAGGAAGATCAGCGGCAACAAGCAGGAAAAAAATGGCGAGCGCGGATTTGCTCCAAAGCATTTTCATGAGGCCCCCTTGGACGACCCAAAATCTAAAACAAAGATAAACGCCGCAAGGGGGAATTACAATTTCAGGAAGGAAATAGCACGGCTTTGGCGGGAACTTGCTTTGGGAAAGATAGCCTTGTCAGTTTTACCGCATTCCCCCTTATTTGATAAAAAGGACGAGCGCGTAAAAAAGCGGGAAAAAGGCCAGCACGAAAAAAAACAGGGCGGTTCTGTAGGCGAGCTCCGTCACGCGGACATGCGCCTTGATGGATTTTTTTATTTTTTCATAAGCCGGCGTGTCGATGAAAAGCTGGCCCGCTTTCCTGACCGTCCCGCTCTCCTCGTCCTCCCACTCCCTCTGCAAAGCCTCCAGCTCGAGGCTGTCGAAGAGATACTTGACCGACCACCGCCATTTATAAACCACGGCGGCCGAGATCGAAACAAAAAAACCGAGGACGCTGGCTTCGAGGCACTTCACCATGACGGCGCTGAAATAAGGCGGCACGGTCTTCCGGTTATCGACGAGCTGGGAGATCGAAAAATACATGGCCCCCACCGCGAAAAGGGCGATCCACCGGATAAAATCGTCCCGCTCCTTCCATATATAATCGTAACTCTCTTTGAGCTTGCGCCCGAATTTATCGGAGCCGCTTTCCGGCACGCTCGGGGTCGTCGCTGCGTCATGGGCCATAAATCATTTTCCTTTTTAGAATTTTTTTTGCACGAAAAGAAAAGCGCGATGGCAGAAGCGGCCGAAACTCCGCGGGGCAATCGCGCGGATGAGGCAACCCGCTTTCGCCCAGAGGCCGGCTCCCCACCGGTAAAAACGAAGCTTCCAGCGGAAACGTCCCACGGGAATCAGGCGGCGGCGCGTGCAGATTTGACAGGCCGGGGCGAGCCGTCCGTCGAGAAGCTGACCGCGGAGGCGGCGGAACGGTTCATTATTGAGCAGCTCCTCCAGTCCGGAGGTTTCCTCCAGCCGCGTGATGGGCGGATGCATGCAGCAGGGCGCGACCTGCCCGTCGGCCTTGGCCAAAAAAGTCACCCACGGATCGAAACAGTCCCGCGTCATGCCCTGATTTTTTCCGGAGCCGGCCGCGGGGCTCGCCTCAGAAAAAACGGACGGCGCAGGCGGAACGCTTACGGATTCCAGCAGCGAATCCTGGATGAAAGTTTCGCGGCCGCTTTTTTTTACGATTTCCTGCGTCTTTTCCAGAACGGTCCGGGCTTCGGCCCGCTGAGGTTCCGGAAGATGATCCAGCGGCCGGGCGCGGAAGATGCCGGGCCGGTCTTCATAGGCGGCCAGGGTATGCATGTTGAAACTCTGCACCCCGCGCCGCACGCCTTCCTCCGCCCACTCCGGCAGGTGCCAGACGCTGACATCGGAAACCACGGCATTCCATGCCCAGTAGGGATGACGGCCCGTGCGCGCCGAGACCGATTGAATGCGCTCCATATTACGGAAGAAAAGATCGAGCCGTCCGTGGCGCCGGAGGCGGGAGAAGAGTTCCGGATCCACGGTGTCGCAG
Coding sequences:
- a CDS encoding radical SAM protein, which encodes MRRMDRLLLSDYTHYAHLELTSRCNLSCVYCAVSKPGYHGQDFDLGRFADLVEDLKRRGTFFVMVSGHGETTLVRDWDRLCRELQQEGLQLMLNTNLSKPLTEPEVETLADFHALNASCDTVDPELFSRLRRHGRLDLFFRNMERIQSVSARTGRHPYWAWNAVVSDVSVWHLPEWAEEGVRRGVQSFNMHTLAAYEDRPGIFRARPLDHLPEPQRAEARTVLEKTQEIVKKSGRETFIQDSLLESVSVPPAPSVFSEASPAAGSGKNQGMTRDCFDPWVTFLAKADGQVAPCCMHPPITRLEETSGLEELLNNEPFRRLRGQLLDGRLAPACQICTRRRLIPVGRFRWKLRFYRWGAGLWAKAGCLIRAIAPRSFGRFCHRAFLFVQKKF